Proteins encoded by one window of Tunturibacter psychrotolerans:
- a CDS encoding Spy/CpxP family protein refolding chaperone: MTNVFRKPVLQAALLALCVTALSALPVMAQEPAPSTQDQAGPPNGGHRGAGQREEHQIDFLTKKLNLTPDQVTQVKAIDDDSRTQMTALRQDTTTPQADKRAKMMDIHKASQAKIRAVLTDDQKTKYDALQAEMKERRESREGGQGAPPPPPQQ, from the coding sequence ATGACGAATGTATTTCGCAAACCAGTATTGCAAGCAGCTCTTTTGGCGCTATGTGTAACGGCGCTGAGCGCACTTCCCGTGATGGCACAAGAGCCGGCTCCGTCCACCCAGGATCAGGCAGGCCCACCCAACGGCGGGCATCGTGGAGCAGGTCAACGGGAGGAGCATCAGATCGACTTCCTGACAAAAAAACTTAACCTGACGCCAGATCAGGTTACCCAGGTGAAGGCAATCGACGACGATTCGCGAACTCAGATGACGGCGTTGCGTCAGGACACTACGACACCTCAAGCCGATAAGCGGGCGAAGATGATGGACATCCACAAGGCGTCGCAGGCTAAGATCCGCGCCGTGTTGACTGATGATCAGAAAACCAAGTACGACGCTTTGCAGGCGGAGATGAAGGAGCGTCGGGAGAGTCGTGAGGGCGGGCAGGGAGCACC
- a CDS encoding LysR family transcriptional regulator → MDLVQMETFLAVAEERSFSRAAARLHRTQPAVSQAIAKLEGELGEVLFERSSRDGTLTDAGEVLREYASKLLNLRNEATGALTELRELHSGRLNLAANEYTCLYLLPLLDEFRRQNPRIKLAVQRTLASRISDEVLMHSVELGVLSFRPDDTQVKSMVVYRDELAFVVNPRHPLAGAGKVSIRQLGGQNFIAHNIPSPQRQKVIQAFKRHKTPLQMGVELPSLEAIKRFVEMGNGVALVPGLTVRTELESGALVRVQIPELQIERKLRLVYRRQASLSHAALAFLKVVEAYAAAHGDPYCFQADRGI, encoded by the coding sequence TTGGACTTAGTCCAGATGGAGACGTTTCTGGCGGTGGCAGAGGAGCGTAGTTTCTCGCGAGCAGCGGCACGGCTCCATCGTACTCAGCCAGCAGTGAGTCAGGCAATCGCCAAGCTTGAAGGAGAGCTGGGCGAGGTGCTGTTTGAGCGCTCGTCAAGGGATGGAACGCTCACGGACGCGGGTGAGGTTTTGCGGGAATATGCCTCTAAGTTGTTGAATCTTAGGAACGAAGCGACGGGGGCTCTTACGGAGTTAAGGGAGCTACATAGCGGCAGACTGAATCTGGCCGCAAACGAGTACACCTGTCTTTATCTGCTTCCGTTGCTCGATGAGTTTAGACGACAAAATCCCAGGATCAAACTGGCGGTGCAGCGAACGTTGGCTAGCCGGATCTCGGACGAGGTGCTGATGCACTCGGTGGAGTTGGGGGTGCTCTCCTTCCGCCCCGACGACACACAGGTGAAATCAATGGTTGTGTACCGGGATGAGCTGGCCTTTGTGGTGAATCCACGACATCCACTGGCGGGGGCTGGAAAGGTATCGATTCGGCAACTAGGAGGGCAAAATTTCATCGCGCATAACATTCCTTCGCCTCAGCGGCAGAAGGTCATTCAGGCTTTCAAGCGCCACAAAACACCACTTCAGATGGGCGTAGAACTGCCGTCGCTGGAGGCGATCAAACGATTTGTAGAGATGGGTAATGGGGTGGCTTTGGTCCCCGGGCTGACAGTGCGCACCGAACTCGAGAGCGGGGCGCTGGTGCGGGTCCAGATACCCGAGTTGCAGATAGAGCGCAAGCTTAGGCTCGTCTATCGGAGGCAGGCCAGTCTGTCCCACGCGGCGCTGGCCTTTCTTAAGGTGGTGGAGGCTTACGCGGCGGCACACGGGGACCCCTATTGCTTCCAGGCAGACCGGGGCATCTGA
- a CDS encoding 2-isopropylmalate synthase, producing the protein MSLHNQIVFFDTTLRDGEQSPGCTMHHDEKLRMAHQLANLGVDVLEAGFAIASQGDSDSIRMIAREVRGPRIASLARCKREDIEAAARSIEPADKARIHTFLASSDLHLEAKLKISRAEALNQAGESVRLARTFADDVEFSAEDATRTDPDFLVEIVTAAVQAGATTINIPDTVGYTTPDEYAATFRMLIAKVPGIDDVILSTHCHNDLGMAVANTLAGIHAGARQAECTINGIGERAGNAALEEIAAALMVRRDKLPYTNNIKLNQLYPTSQMLAEFISFGCSPNKAVVGANAFAHESGIHQHGMMANPLTYEIMTPESVGVPATNMVLGKHSGRRLLEQRLTELGHKLTRAQLDDVYHRFTELADRKKSIYDQDLLGLLQPDKSTVITH; encoded by the coding sequence ATGTCCCTGCATAATCAAATCGTCTTCTTCGACACCACCCTCCGCGATGGCGAACAGTCTCCCGGCTGCACCATGCACCATGACGAAAAGTTGCGCATGGCCCACCAGCTCGCAAACCTTGGCGTCGACGTTTTGGAAGCCGGTTTCGCAATCGCAAGCCAAGGCGACTCCGACTCGATCCGCATGATCGCCCGCGAGGTTCGCGGCCCTCGCATAGCCTCCCTAGCCCGCTGTAAGCGCGAGGACATAGAAGCCGCAGCCCGTTCTATCGAGCCCGCCGACAAGGCTCGCATCCACACCTTCCTCGCCTCCTCGGACCTCCATCTTGAAGCCAAGCTAAAGATCTCTCGCGCTGAGGCACTCAATCAGGCCGGAGAGTCAGTCCGTCTCGCCCGTACCTTTGCCGACGACGTCGAGTTCTCCGCCGAGGACGCTACGCGCACCGATCCTGACTTTCTCGTCGAGATCGTGACGGCTGCGGTACAAGCCGGAGCCACAACCATCAACATTCCCGACACAGTCGGCTACACCACACCCGACGAGTACGCAGCCACCTTCCGCATGCTCATCGCCAAGGTCCCCGGCATCGACGACGTCATCCTCTCAACTCACTGCCACAACGATCTCGGCATGGCCGTCGCGAACACGCTCGCAGGCATCCACGCCGGCGCCCGTCAGGCGGAGTGCACCATCAACGGCATCGGCGAGCGCGCAGGCAATGCAGCCCTCGAAGAAATCGCCGCTGCCCTCATGGTTCGCCGCGACAAGCTTCCTTACACCAACAACATCAAGCTCAATCAGCTTTACCCAACCAGCCAGATGCTCGCCGAATTTATCAGCTTCGGCTGCTCGCCCAACAAGGCCGTCGTCGGCGCCAACGCTTTCGCGCACGAATCCGGCATTCACCAGCACGGCATGATGGCTAACCCGCTCACCTACGAAATCATGACACCCGAATCAGTCGGTGTTCCTGCAACCAACATGGTTCTCGGCAAACACAGCGGTCGCCGCCTCCTCGAGCAGCGCCTCACCGAACTAGGACACAAGCTGACGCGCGCTCAGCTCGACGATGTCTACCATCGCTTCACGGAGTTGGCCGACCGCAAGAAATCCATCTATGACCAGGATTTGCTCGGCCTGCTGCAACCGGACAAGTCCACCGTGATCACGCACTAA
- the leuB gene encoding 3-isopropylmalate dehydrogenase, protein MRLKIAVLAGDGIGPEVTKQATNILRAVAEMGGHEFTFVEGLIGGTAITETGSPLPTATLDAALECDAVLLGAVGDNKFNALPPDKRPEAGLLQIRQALGGFANLRPSIAYTALSASSPLRPEVTKDVDILFVRELLGGLYFGAPRWWDRNSNEAINTMRYTRDEVVRVARVAFELAGNRRQKVTSVDKANVLEVSQLWRATVTEVAKDYPSVTLEHQLVDSMAMHIMNIPRNFDVVLTENLFGDILSDEAGVITGSLGMLPSATIGGAVNLYEPVHGSAPDIAGTGKANPLGAILTAAMILRHSANLEQDAKAVEAAVNKVLDAGYRTADIARGQQPGQTPVSTQEMGKLVHQALAESIDRRQAMHAV, encoded by the coding sequence ATGCGCCTCAAAATTGCAGTTCTCGCCGGCGACGGCATCGGACCCGAAGTTACCAAGCAGGCTACAAATATCCTCCGCGCTGTAGCCGAGATGGGCGGCCACGAGTTCACCTTTGTCGAAGGTCTGATAGGTGGGACCGCGATCACAGAGACCGGGTCACCCTTACCCACCGCCACGCTCGACGCCGCACTCGAGTGCGATGCTGTCCTCCTCGGCGCCGTCGGCGACAACAAGTTCAACGCACTCCCGCCTGACAAGCGTCCTGAGGCCGGCCTTCTCCAGATTCGGCAGGCTCTCGGAGGCTTCGCAAATCTGCGGCCGTCCATCGCCTACACTGCGCTAAGCGCCAGTTCCCCGCTGCGCCCCGAAGTCACAAAAGACGTCGACATTCTCTTCGTACGCGAACTCCTTGGCGGGCTCTACTTCGGTGCCCCGCGCTGGTGGGATCGCAACAGCAACGAAGCCATCAACACCATGCGATACACCCGTGATGAGGTCGTGCGCGTAGCTCGCGTCGCCTTCGAACTCGCCGGCAACCGGCGCCAGAAGGTCACCTCTGTCGACAAGGCAAACGTCCTCGAGGTATCGCAGTTATGGCGCGCCACGGTCACCGAGGTCGCAAAGGATTACCCCTCCGTTACGCTCGAACACCAGCTTGTCGACTCCATGGCGATGCACATCATGAACATCCCCAGAAACTTCGATGTCGTGCTCACGGAAAATCTCTTCGGAGACATTTTGTCCGATGAAGCCGGAGTCATCACCGGTTCGCTCGGCATGTTGCCCTCCGCTACCATCGGTGGCGCGGTCAATCTCTACGAGCCTGTTCATGGCAGTGCACCCGACATCGCCGGCACAGGCAAAGCCAATCCCCTCGGCGCCATCCTTACGGCCGCGATGATCCTCCGTCACTCCGCAAATCTGGAACAGGACGCCAAGGCAGTCGAAGCAGCGGTCAACAAAGTGCTTGACGCTGGTTACCGCACCGCCGACATCGCACGCGGCCAGCAACCGGGACAGACTCCAGTCAGCACACAGGAGATGGGCAAGCTCGTACATCAGGCCCTGGCCGAGTCCATCGATCGCCGCCAGGCCATGCATGCCGTATGA